The Candidatus Omnitrophota bacterium genomic sequence TCAACACTAACATTAGAAGAAGTAAATCAACTAAAAAAGAAAAAGATTATTAATGCAGGCATGATCCCAAAAGTAGACGCTTGCGCCGAAACCCTCGCCGGCGGTGTTCATAAAACTCATATTATTGATGCGCGCATGCAGCATGCAATTTTACTTGAAATCTTTACAGACCGTGGTGTCGGAACACAAATTATAAAAAAATGCGAAAAACAGAAATCTTAAAAGATTACGATAATTATATTCTAACAACGTATACACGCACGCCGGCTATCTTTGTTAAAGGAAAAGGCATGACTCTAATTGATATAACTGGAAAAAAATATTTAGATTTCTTTCCTGGCTGGGGCGTTAGCAATGTAGGTCATTGTCACACAAAAGTTGTTTCGGCTGTTCGAGATCAAATTGGAAAATTAATCCATGTTCCTAATAACTTTTATAATCCAAATCAGCTAAAATTAGCGCAAGAAATTGTTCACTGGTCTTTTCCAGCAAAAATATTCTTCTGCAATAGTGGTGCTGAAGCCTGTGAAGCTGCTATTAAATTTTCTCGTATTTACGGGAAAAAAGATCGCTATGAAATTATCAGCATGGAAAAATCATTTCATGGTCGCACTCTTGGCGCCCTTTCGGCAACAGGACAAAAAAAGTACCAAGAGGGCTTTGCTCCTTTAGTCGAAGGATTTCGCATTGTTCCATTTAATGATATCGACGCCGTTAAGAAGTCAATTACTGATAAAACAGCTGCCATCATGCTTGAACTTGTTCAAGGGGAAGGTGGCGTTCATATTGCAAAAAAAGAATATATTCAAGAGCTTTCTAAGATTTGCAAAGAAAAAAACATCCTGCTTATCTTTGATGAAGTTCAAACAGGCCTTGGTCGAACCGGAGAAATGTTTGCCTACAAAAACTACGGCGTAACACCAGATATCATGATCTTAGCAAAATCTTTAGGTGGCGGGTTACCCATCGGAGCAATTGTTGTTAAAAAAGAAATTTCAGATGTATTTAAACCCGGCATGCACGCATCAACATTCGGCGGAAGTCCTATTGTTTGCAAAGCAGCTCTTGGTGTTTTTAAGGCCATTGAAAAAAACAGCATGTTAAAAAACGCTAAAAAAATGGGATTGTATGCCATTGAAAAATTTGAAGAACTAAAAAAAGAATTTTCATGTATCAAAGAAGTTCGAGGACTTGGGCTGATGCTCGCTATCGAGCTGAATATCGAAGGAAAACCCATTTTTGATGAATGCTTCGAAAATGGGCTTATTGTTAATTGCACACAAGGGAATATTTTACGCATTATGCCAGCTTTAAACGTAACAAAAAAACAAATGGATAAAGCATTTTATATTCTCAAGAAATCATTTAAGAAAGTGACAAAATGAAACGAGATCTTTTAAGCTTGCACGACTTAAGCTCTGATGAGATCCATTATATTATTGATCTTGCACTTAAGCTCAAAAATAGCAATTCAAAAACAACTGATCATCTTAAAAATAAAGCGGTCGGACTTTTATTTCAAAAGCCATCAAACCGAACACGTGTTTCATTTGAAATTGCAATTTGGCAACTTGGAGGAAAATGTCTTTACTTAGCGCCGCAGGAAATTAATTTGGGCAAACGAGAATCGGTCTCAGATGTTGCGAAAACATTATCACGCTATC encodes the following:
- a CDS encoding aspartate aminotransferase family protein, translating into MRKTEILKDYDNYILTTYTRTPAIFVKGKGMTLIDITGKKYLDFFPGWGVSNVGHCHTKVVSAVRDQIGKLIHVPNNFYNPNQLKLAQEIVHWSFPAKIFFCNSGAEACEAAIKFSRIYGKKDRYEIISMEKSFHGRTLGALSATGQKKYQEGFAPLVEGFRIVPFNDIDAVKKSITDKTAAIMLELVQGEGGVHIAKKEYIQELSKICKEKNILLIFDEVQTGLGRTGEMFAYKNYGVTPDIMILAKSLGGGLPIGAIVVKKEISDVFKPGMHASTFGGSPIVCKAALGVFKAIEKNSMLKNAKKMGLYAIEKFEELKKEFSCIKEVRGLGLMLAIELNIEGKPIFDECFENGLIVNCTQGNILRIMPALNVTKKQMDKAFYILKKSFKKVTK